The segment CATTactaattttgaagttttattgcaTAACTTGTACATTCAAGATATTGCATAgtgtttctttaataaattattttatttactgcaattattattaaaaattactgcattttaattttaattatatcttattatttaaaaaattaccaattgtttattctttaattactTACAATTTATCAAacctgtaaaatattaaaaatctgttgtgctgttttcaatttaaaaattatctttttatccaCTTATATACCTTTTTGAATCCAATTTTacttaattcaaattattgataAGTTGAATTTTGGTTGCGCTTCCACCATTTTTGAGTTACGTGAACTGGCCAGGTTGCTTGCTTTCCCGGTAGCAAGCAGTACCGAAAATAAAAGACAGCGTGGACTCCCTAACTGAgtgtgaaaagaaagaaaaacaaaagcatAATTAATCAAGTTtcctgtacttttttttttttcaatcaaattttcaagttttattttgcaaacgCATAACTACTATGTAAGATAGGAAATGTTGcaaactttcagattttttttttattgcttatttaacCTCTTGAGCCTTGATTGATAGAGTGAaaggagagagagaaaaaaagaaaaaacatcgcACAATTTGTTATGCGCTGCCATCAACAGTTCAAACGTCACCAAATTCAATGCGAGAAATATTTCATCTTCGCCTTCTGTTATGTTATGAGGTTgagaaagaattttgatattttctggcCCTGGTATCCCAACATCTACAGTTTATTTATTTCCTGCTTATTTATTCCTTTCTAGtcttcttttttgcttttatttattttcgttgtCCATCGAACTCTCAACGTGGTAAAGTGGCCAAGCAGGAttataaacggaaaaaaaaaaaaaagtacttttaggGAATGAAGCAATTTTGCTGTTTTTATGAACAAGCTTTTACTGTTatcaagaattaaaaatcttAGTTTCGCATTCTTTTTATCAGGATTGTaagcaatgattttaaaaatttcgcaattTTTGGATGTATTCTTTCATTGATAAATTATACGTCTTCGattaataactcataaacatttctttattccTGTTAAAATATCCCttcttatttaattagaattcaacAGACTTAATTAGATTTGAAGGTTTCCATGTATTAGCCGACTGCTATTGTTTTTGCCTTTTCACTatgaattttcattctttctattTCGACAAACAATACTAATAAGAGATGCATCGATTgagaatactaaaataaaaataaaaactttgtttacAAAGAGTCTGGTATCCCTTTTTAAGATATAATCATGGACcagtaaagatattaaataaccaacaaaaaaaaaaaaaattatgcattggaTCACTTTCTAAATCAATGATTCATTCTCATTGTATTTTTTCCACTTGTTGatggtttatatattatataatgctGTGACGTTGTTCAGCTATTTCTGCTTTAATTGCCTCAATAGAAAATGCTTTGTATGCAATGCACTTCATTCATGGTAATTTTCAATGGTTAATTTCGGTAAATaagaacttttctttaaaagtatttaaagaacCAAGATAATCAgtgctttattttcagtttaattagaaattcttaaataatatactaCACGTTCAACAAAACTTGATTAAGATGCAATAACAAAAACTGTACTTACGTTTGATAATTCTTACTTGCAAATAATATGTGTAGTAGGTGTACTGCAGTAATTAGtaatatgcataatattataaacataattttgcagatgcgtagcttaaaagaaaaaactgttaaattctatttatttcatcatgGGAGACATAATTTGTACATGGGGAAGATTGATGATAAAGAAAAGAATCTGTTTATATTGCGACGGAAGAGCAAAGTGAGAGAAATTTTTCCCACGGCGATTTTACttagattctgatagggatttctttaacatATGTAAACTTAGGAAAGAGAGCATTAGGtgtctttgaaaaaaatacatagataTTAGGGATTTTCATCTCTTCACTCTGAGTGAGGGAAATCGAATAGTCATCATTTTTTTACAGCTAGTGttagaattaattcaaaaagtgggaaaaaaatacagaaacatggatcaatttaagataaaaaccaggaaattatagtttaaatcaaattaagaaatatcattacatattatatatatatgtaatgatattttaatatctaatttaatccaaattaatttcctaaatttttgcctaattcagcccatgtcggggtcattctaaagtgatctgttgtttcctgatcccattccagtCTCGAAGCTTTGTGAAAATGATGCGTCATCAGTTCCACGTGTCAAGTGAAACTGATCCCTTCGGGTGCTCTTATCCAAGGTCAACACAAGTATTGAAATGACATGTGgctggaaatcccatgttatacaagactagtgatcatttgtttcatccCTTCCTTACCTCTGCTTTTGTTCCGCATTGTTGTGGACGTGTTCTgtccgcgcctgcttgtaaataaattgccttcccaggatggattaaaatgaatttaaaaatgcaaaatgttatcTTCAAATCTGCCTTctgctaataataattatatacttacatgtatatatatataacagatttttagataaagaatcaacatttttaaaataattttcaaataagaagTATAGTCTCTCAGCCTCAATCACTGGTCCTactttgtcaatttttattttatatgaaatctttgGCCCTAAGATATGTTATCAATAGAGTCgaatttcattttgagaaagaactgcattaaattcattaataatgtatatcatccaattattttttcttttttacaaaaataggGCCAAGGCACAAtaagaaagtttcattttaaatgcaagaaGAGTGGTGGCGGAGGCAATCAAGTTATTAGGTATCATTGGTCTATTTTCTTCTACTAgtagcaagtttttttttcttaaataccgGATAAAAATTAGAGGATGGGAATTACCttaattttaatagcttcttaaaTGTTAATCccccaatattttattttcatattgaattcTTATTACTTTCATACTTTGGATATTCCAATTTCAGAGAGTAGAATATCAGaactttaatttcatatgaatatttagATTGGTAGAATTATAAAGATACAATGTACTCATCATTTCATCTTCacataaaattttcacatttttattatgttgaaaaaaaaagcaagtttaAAAAAGGATGCAATTGCTTGAGTCAATTATCTCACACAGACCAACATTCATTTTAATCTAGGATatacaaagaattatttatgaaattcaatgGTAGCTAACATATCTAGAAATCTCcatgaatgtaaaatatataattcaagttCAAATAAAGAAAGATAGATATTATGGATAAGTTTTTCTTCTTTGAAGAACACTTGAATATATGCAGTTGCTGTAGAAGAAATTTTCTTCCCAGCAACTGTATGAAGAACTGTATTGAAAATAGCTTGAATATAAGAGATGAAAGGCAGTTggacaaaattctatttttttctttgttccatCCCccttatctcttttttttaaaactaaaatttcactatttttttatgcacattgaatggaataaatttatcaatgtaatttcaaaacaatatttcaatgcAAGTGGCATGTATAACTATACTGCTTTAAACTAATGATCAAATTTGCACttttaatgatgcaaaatttacaagattttaaatagtttcagTCAGAttagtataaaattcattttcataaatttctaatcAGATAAGTATTATTTTGGTAaagtttgtatttctttttaattttgcacaTCAACATATGACAGCATACTAttataattagaatgaaaaatgtaCTACTACAGTGAAGCAAAGAATGATTCACACTAAATCAACtaccaaaaaaaatgaattaaaaataacattcattttcataattattttaataaaggcaTTTTCAAAAGACAAAACAACAAGCCGAAACatacacacataatttattacaattcataTACCTATACATTTAATTGTTAAAACTACACAATAACAATTTAAGACTGTTTTTCACTGTGTGCTTCCTTCTGTTTTAGCTGgaaaggaaacaaaatatataaagttaataaCAAGCTCAGTTTAGCattcaatttaattctttaaaaaaatgtataagataaattgcaaaatgaaagaatattagcATTAtgaagtcattttaattttttaattgcaagatGAAGCAGAGTATTAATACATGACAACACAACAGCATATctgaaaaaaagtcttaaaacaattttatcaatattaaactgatagtaaaattcataaataaaacattgcattggcataaaaaaattctacttcattGTCAGCAATAGATTTCCAATAATGCAGACTAGAACTATCAAAGGGCCATTTACCTAATTGAGTGCCCCAAGGAGGTGCCTTCATTTCAAAGATTCAGATCAGAGTATCGTGTAACTTAATCTATCACTTTAACATCCATATCAATAAATAAAGCCTGTAAGATATCTACTGTGCAGATGACAACTCATTAATCTTCTATCACAGAATCATACCATTGTTTCATTCTGATATAATTTGGCTTGATTTTTTTGCACATTGATAATTATGTGCAATATCTATTTGATACTACTCATATTTAAACTATCCATCTGATTTTCACAGAATGTatcaatattcattattttaaaggacatttttgctttgtttaagacttcagttttgaattataatatttaaaatgtattttgaaattgtgCATAGTATGTAACCAGATAGTTGAGAAAACCTTAATCCTTCAGTTTTAGACAGTTAAATTTTGGACACATTTAAGCAATAGGTAAAAAAATGCATGACagcaatatatttaaagaaatataaaatcataatattgtaaaatattttggaagtatgaaaattaattgaatttttgtaggttacttttcataaattaatctgaaatgatttaaaaaataatattactttaagcAAGTATGTTCTTCCATGGGTGTTTTTTCTTTAGTCATCTCTATAATATcacacattcttttttctttaatatattttttggtaatttttttttttaaatatgatgagaaaattattttttataactactaGAGAAGTTTTGGAATACATATTTGCAGCCCTTATCCAGAAAAACAGATTGAGCATACttcatttataatacaaaattgaaGATTACtagcaaaaaaattcttttttcaaatgtgctgtgaagaatatttttaagttacttaaaaattcttggaatatgtattagtacatttttttttatgaaactcttTCCACAAAAGTAAGTTtattatactttctatactaATAACGATGAGTGCATGTGAAGAGAAGGATGCACTACAGACCAGACGGTTTGATTTGTGACTACCAAATTTGGGACATATATACATTTGGAGGGCAGAGATAAGCAcctcaaaatgattttaattttaattaattaaaaactaagctaaattttgatgttttttcacattaacttcagaaaatactattgcaaaaaaatttttatgctgtttaaaaattgtccttttaatgatatcaatttaataatcacgtaaattttgcaattttttttttttttaaaaatactttttagctTAATTTCAAACAACATTGTTACCTTGAAGTTCacaccattttcattgtttcatcaaatatcagATTACATGATTTTTTACTGTAGTTGAAAGTTAAGGAaggtttttgtttcatatttgtgtaGTTAACAATATGAATAGAAAAGTGAAGCtacaatatcatgaaattttgaagaaagatgAACAGGATATTTAATAGTGCTTTGTTGTTAGACTGTCTCCATTAGACAGCTGCATGAACACAAAGAAATCTTAAGTAAAGCAAGACAGTTAATGTTAAACAATTTGATGAAATCCATGagattatatctaaattatttgtcTGAATATAAATGTAACCAATATTCCTGGCAAACTATCTGATAGCTGAGGTACTAGTTTATAATACATTCAGATACAAAATTACAGAATACTATCagaaaggaagagaaaaaaaaaattgataaaatattctagagacaaattttatttaatatcattatttcatttaatgtaaaataaataaatattttgtcaacttgaactaaaaaatgtatagcaatttttcaaaatcttgaataattaaataaaaaaacccacttcacaataaattaacttttactatttacactatttaaaaattggaaagcaAATCTTCagtaagtaattattataatattaggtAGTTATAATCAAACtgatacaacattttaaaattatatcatgtaATTTATAAACAGCcacattattcaataaaattattttttttttttaaaaaaatgtgcaataatgTACTACAGTTACctgaaaaatgaaagattctgTAATATCAAATACATAACaactctttgtttttttttttttatgtcagcagttagattttttataataaaataagttacaattatttaatatgaaaatcaacattttcaaGTAAAAACCAAACAATACTTTGTTTGCTCACTGATATTTCTATTTCTCATCAAGCTGACAAATCATGGTTTATAATTGGTTGTCTAACATTAAAtgtcattaacatttttaaaggaatcaaatattttattttaaaatcaaattctttcgATATATTTGCAGGGATGCAGATACTGCAAACATGGgtaactcaatattttttttcacatacattaaaattatatatatgaactaAACATGAGTAACAATACCACTTTTTGTAGCCATGAGAACTTTGATAAAaagattacatgaaaaaaatgagtaaaaactGACTTTAAAAAATCTTAGTTCAAacgtttaactttaaaatgtgctttatcatttttgaaatgtgttacaaagcatgttcaacgTAGCGTCCACCTTTGCTTGAAAGCAAATTTAATCGCATTACTCCATTCTCAGCATTAGCTCTTAGCACAATCAGGAAGAATGTTACACACATGTTGatgtatcgcatctttcagttccgctaaattgtttagattatcaccataaacagtgcttttgagatataCACATTGAACTTGCTTTGTAACAAATTTCAGAAACTAAGTACATTTTAAACTGGCATCTTcctgtcctattttgcttaacaatattgattCAGCACCATTtcacccctggtggtgagtttttgaacttctTTTGGGGAGGTGGAAAAAAATTCCTATGACCtccttctttaaactattaccaagtttgataacatttggtccagtagttttccttatATGATCATTTCGAAGAGGAACTTTAAtaataaccaccctgtattttgaGCTTCATAACttttaaactttgataaaatgtaacacacacacacacacacacacacacacacacacacacacacacacacacacacacacacacacacacacacacacacacacacacacacacacacacacacacacacacacacacagcattTATGGGCTAAACTTTAAGGgtaggtaaaatacatataaaaaagcattttttggtATACAAGTGCAAGGTTGAGGATGAAAAATGTAGGAAGAAATTTTTAGATCTGACAATATACAAGTTTAAAGGTGTAgcttgtataaaaataaacttttagaaaaaaaaaatatagaatagttATGGAGATTTATTCAGTATGCATTATCAAACTgtctacaaaacaattttattgagttTGGATGGCATTACATAAGCTTTAAGCAATGGCGAATTTTTTGCTTAATGAAGTGATTTATGCTCTTTAAGAAAGCAGGTATGCATTTCATATTTGGGACTGCAAATTGTAATAGAAAAGAGGCAGTAAGGCTCTACTGTAATAACTGCTTCTCTAATAGGACAAAACTGGATCACAAaacttttctatatttgaaatgtCAATGTTACAAGAATGATTCATTTCGTGGCAAGAAATGAGGGCGATCAGACCACagcatttcttgttttttctGACTTGTACTAATATATGTATCTTATTTACCCTTCAAATTTAGGAAGAGAAACAGAgagaattagtaataaaaaccaagttaataaaaaaaaaaaggatcaaaattaaaccaaataacaTAAGAAACCGGCCAAGTTCCGATAGTTtcgattctgaaataattttaattttagattgttttaataatagatttttattacataatgcttatatttttgtgtatatatatatattaggctTAAAACATAACTAATGaacttaaattaagaatttttaaaaatgtattcatatttacCTTATAACTTTGCATCTTCATTAAATGAGGGTCACGAAATGCATGCTGACAATTTGCTAATCCCATTCCAAAACCTGCACCAGCTCCAAATATGATAGGCCATTTCTTTCctatagggggaaaaaaaaaacacttagcaaaatttattcaaattattaataatttctatccTAGAAAATTAATGtgacaattattataaaacacttatggtgcaaataaataaatacaattaaagaaataaattctgaaataaaaaaatattatttattaaaaataaataattaattataaataaataattaataattcaaacaattcaGTGACAGAACAGATATgggaatggaaaaattattattttctgtgcCATAGAAATAACAGTAATAGTACTCTGCAGATTTAAACACATAATATGATTATCATTCCAAATTTAATGTAATCTTAgttgatttagttatatttttaattaagataagaTGTTAAGATGCTGACAGTTTTGAGAAAGGTCGCCTTCATGATGATGCATTTAACATATagtaaacagaataatttttaaaaagttcaattaatttttttttattgaaaatctttgcttaaaaagagaaaaaataagagATGTTGAGgcatcataatattaataaaaaaaaaaaaaatgaaattttataaatttcaagacaGAACCTTTAATtcaacattttccatttttttttagaattgatttctattgtttaataatgtgatataatatttttaaatatgaaaattaataaattttacaattcaacttttaatcaaacaattttctttcttccttttttatttaaaaaaaaaaaagaaatgatttctaTGGTTTATTTGTTTATCTAATGATTATCATGATCTATCATCTAGTATGACTTTTTCCGCAAAATGATATTGTTATAAACCAAAACATCTTATTTTATGCaatgttagaataaaaattagatgcactttgtaaa is part of the Argiope bruennichi chromosome 10, qqArgBrue1.1, whole genome shotgun sequence genome and harbors:
- the LOC129988796 gene encoding MICOS complex subunit Mic10-like, which encodes MSLVGNFKMPSKSEDIVGETWDYCLADSLIKFGSGLAVGSVLSLVMFKRKKWPIIFGAGAGFGMGLANCQHAFRDPHLMKMQSYKLKQKEAHSEKQS